Proteins encoded in a region of the Campylobacteraceae bacterium genome:
- the grpE gene encoding nucleotide exchange factor GrpE, with amino-acid sequence MSKKDEKVTEEVTVDLNETSPEEVLVEGEVEVETKEAKKEDSLEEKVALLEEKLKESEDKYYRVHADFENVKKRLEKEKYQAIDYASEKFAKDLLTSIDTLEMALASSHADLSAEELLVKLKEGIDLTIKNFNTAFEKHDITLVETDGEFDPNFHNAVMQIDSPDHEDNFIVEQLQKGYKFKERLLRAAMVSICKK; translated from the coding sequence TTGAGTAAAAAAGATGAAAAAGTTACAGAAGAAGTAACTGTTGATTTAAATGAAACATCACCAGAAGAAGTACTTGTTGAGGGTGAAGTAGAAGTTGAAACTAAAGAAGCTAAAAAAGAAGATTCTTTAGAAGAGAAAGTAGCACTTTTAGAAGAAAAACTAAAAGAAAGTGAAGACAAATATTACCGTGTTCATGCAGACTTTGAAAACGTTAAAAAACGTTTAGAAAAAGAAAAATATCAAGCTATTGATTATGCCAGTGAAAAATTTGCAAAAGATTTATTAACATCAATTGATACACTTGAAATGGCTTTAGCTTCTTCACATGCTGATCTAAGTGCAGAAGAACTATTAGTGAAACTTAAAGAAGGAATTGATTTAACAATCAAAAACTTTAATACGGCTTTTGAAAAACATGATATTACACTTGTAGAAACGGATGGGGAATTTGATCCTAATTTTCATAATGCTGTAATGCAAATTGATAGTCCTGATCATGAAGATAATTTTATTGTAGAACAATTGCAAAAAGGTTATAAATTCAAAGAGCGACTTTTAAGAGCAGCTATGGTTAGTATTTGTAAAAAGTAA
- a CDS encoding cupin domain-containing protein produces the protein MPKEMDVGQKIKLLRKQKKMTARQLAKESLISVAMLSLLENGSTSGSVETLRKIAKVLNTTLAHLFTNDEETQMNTNNESAYVVRKNKRKTISFPDPLYSCELLVPDLQGDVELVLVNLEPNRITEVLIPHTKGGEECNYVLEGEIVVTLDKKEFILEKGDCIRFNPDIPHKIENKGQIHASYISVITPVSF, from the coding sequence ATGCCAAAAGAGATGGACGTTGGACAAAAAATAAAACTTTTAAGAAAACAAAAAAAAATGACAGCAAGACAATTAGCGAAAGAATCGCTTATTTCTGTTGCTATGTTATCCTTATTAGAAAATGGCTCTACTTCGGGTTCTGTTGAAACTCTAAGAAAAATTGCAAAAGTTTTAAATACTACCTTAGCCCATTTATTTACAAATGATGAAGAAACTCAGATGAATACAAATAATGAGTCTGCTTATGTAGTAAGAAAAAATAAAAGAAAAACAATTTCTTTTCCTGATCCTTTATACTCTTGTGAACTTTTGGTTCCAGATTTACAAGGAGATGTTGAATTGGTTCTTGTTAATTTAGAGCCTAATCGTATTACTGAAGTACTTATTCCTCATACTAAAGGTGGAGAAGAATGTAATTATGTATTAGAAGGTGAAATTGTAGTTACTTTGGATAAAAAAGAATTTATTTTAGAAAAAGGTGATTGTATTCGTTTCAACCCAGATATTCCTCATAAAATTGAGAATAAAGGGCAAATTCACGCTTCTTATATCTCTGTTATTACTCCCGTTTCTTTTTAA
- a CDS encoding heat-shock protein: MVDKKEFLLQSIIKAYIEHLEPIGSTQLKSMYDIRYSPATIRGYFKKLGDEGYLAQEHVSSGRTPTSEALKQYWTSKLDFKLDSVFSKSIEHLATKIGVSVFVLEDKSDVLVDLINIQNKYMLLEFTSFEITVKYSDPLFRFLKDMISIDLKSIVKISQQVGAMDVYNAINVYLQNSDFNIFNIKEFLSLALQYDYDDIIINNFLKGKILEGLEEGLYFSGLIPEGYIAICHNCKIDGRESKMFVVGELSKDYEFFYNTITLN, from the coding sequence ATGGTAGACAAAAAAGAATTTTTATTACAATCTATTATTAAAGCTTATATCGAGCACTTAGAACCAATTGGTTCAACCCAACTAAAATCTATGTACGATATTAGATATTCACCTGCCACAATTAGAGGGTATTTTAAAAAGTTAGGAGATGAAGGTTATTTAGCACAAGAACACGTAAGTTCTGGAAGAACACCCACATCTGAAGCATTAAAACAATATTGGACAAGTAAACTGGATTTTAAACTTGACTCAGTGTTTTCAAAATCAATAGAGCATCTTGCTACTAAAATTGGAGTGAGTGTTTTTGTTTTGGAAGATAAATCAGATGTGCTTGTGGATTTAATAAACATACAAAATAAGTATATGTTATTGGAATTCACTTCTTTTGAGATTACTGTTAAGTATTCTGATCCTTTATTCCGATTTCTTAAAGATATGATAAGCATTGACTTAAAATCAATAGTGAAAATATCTCAACAAGTTGGAGCGATGGACGTTTATAATGCTATTAATGTTTATTTGCAAAACAGTGATTTTAATATTTTTAACATAAAAGAATTTTTATCATTGGCATTACAATATGACTACGACGACATAATAATTAATAATTTTTTAAAAGGTAAAATCCTAGAAGGATTAGAAGAAGGTTTATATTTTTCTGGTTTAATACCAGAAGGATATATCGCAATTTGTCATAATTGTAAAATTGATGGACGAGAGAGTAAAATGTTTGTAGTTGGAGAACTATCCAAAGATTATGAATTTTTTTACAATACAATTACATTGAATTAG